CGACGCAGAAAATGCTTTCAGGTTTCGATGGGGAAAATATGATTTCCAGGTTGTACTGcaaaagataattatttatatttatactagcttttacccgcgactccgtccgcgcggaataaaaaaaatgcacacaagataaaaaagttcctatgtccgtctcctagttctaagctacctccccatcaattttcaactaaatcagttcgaccgatcttgagttataaatagtgtaactaacacgactttcttttatatatatactagctgtcgcccgcgactccgtccgcgcggaataaaaaatagaaaacggagtaaaagttatcctatgtccgtttcctggttctaagctacctgcccaccaattttcagtcaaatcgattcagccgttcttgagttataaatagcgtaattacacgactttcttttatatatatagatttatattagAAAAGGACCCAATTGACTCATAACACAATTGAATATAATGCAAATCAAATGATGCACATACTTTAATTAGTCTAATTGAGgctaaacataaaataattcaaaaggTACAATTTCAGTTACCCGTAGTTGGCCAAACGGACTAACAATTAATCGGCCTAGTGGAAACAAAATGCCCATTACCCTGATTCAATCCATAGAATCGATCGGCCCAATGGGAAAAAAAATCCCgtaattttttgtctttgatatttgtaagaaaattcATGACAGGCAGCGGATAATAtagatgttaaattaaaaaaaaatgaaagcatAAGATAGTTGTCATGAAATTGAATATGGATTACAGGTAGGGAAGGCTGATGAAAGTATGTATGAATTGTATGAGAGAGTAGAAAAATTACGTAACGAAAAGTACCAGGATGATGAAAATAACTTACTTTGTGTGTTGATCAAACATGATCGGAAGGAACTCGTCGACTGGTAACAATTTGTCCAGTGGATTAGCATCCAGTAACTTCTGAGCACCACGTTTAGTTATCAAGTAACCAAGCGTCCAATATGAATAACGCGGCTTGGTTACATGTGGTGTTACAAATTCCTCTTTCCCGTCCATCAATATTTTCCTGCcgatataactaaaaaaaacgacatgttattattttcacaCAAGGCCAGTGACTTAAAACAGTTCATTGTAGCACTTCTATAGAACCAAAGACattcaatatattaatagACAGGACATTACTAACCAAATAGTGAGCCAAGCAGGAATTTTtatgacaatcgccatcgtatcgtcaattatgttatgttaaagTTTTAGTACACGTTTTGTCAATAACGATACGCTGAAAATTGCCACCAATATTTGTGCTAGACCCTCTGTACACTTAAAACATTATACTACTGGTACAGTTGCAGTTGTCAATATTGACACTTGTGACAGACTGTAGTAGACTGTGACATATATTATCTgtagaaaaatacttttgatgtccagtttaaaaatattattatttttgtatcttttattTGATCGCACACTTTCAATACAACTGTCTTGAACGaatcagtgtttttttttacttacacaAGATCCCAATCGAGGTTTTTGATTTCGTCCATAATCTCAAGGAAACGGTGACGGAAATATGGCACAAAATGTATATCATCTTCAAGGATTAATGAGATATCAAGATTTTCCTCCACAATCTGAAAATTTAACAGATGACATTGAATACATTTGTTAcacgatttaataaaatttaataaagttaaatcaaGCCAAAACTATCTCGATTTGTTTTTTGAGTATGTGATTCTTACCTGCTCCCATATATAGTAATGACTTAAAAAGCAACCCACTTCTCCAGCTTTCATCGGTCTGTGGAAATAacgattaataaaaataaaatgtgaaaaacacgtttattcatattttagcTTTAAAGCAAACTTTTTCTTACCTTTTGTGATAAGGATCTTCATAACCTGGCATTAAAGTGATGAAATTCTcctttaaattacatacatcCAACTCTCTGAAAgtaaaacatcaaaataaatattgtagttaTGATTAAATGTAGAACCCTAATATATTGACATACAAAAGAttgtatcatttaatattcatattgcCTTAAACCCCTTTTCCATTAAGATTTGTTGAAACAAACTGCTAGTGAAAACGacacatataatattttagccTTGGATGCTCTTGCATTGTGCACAAAATTGTGTGACCAGTTGAACTAGCAGTAAACGGATCTTAAAGTTCTAGTgtaatttactttacaaaCATACTTTCCGTCAATTGCCTTAAACAGTTTTGCTGTCATGCCGAGTTCCTTAAAGCTTGATGCCATAAGTTTCAGTCGCTGTGGTCTTCTTTCGAGATTAATCAGGAAAACTTCACTACATCCCAATTTAGATGTTTTTGGATAAGTCACATAGCCCTCGAGATGTTTGTCGAGTAGCAAAGGGGTGCCCCGACTCAAAGCTTCCATTTTTACATTCAATAGTAATTCCCGATCATGTTCAAGTGCTTGACCATCCTCTAATGGTGTAGTTATAAATCCATAGTGATGGTCATTGCATACTTTAAGTGGGACACCTAAAAAAAGgcaaaatgtaacaaaaattttattttacataatacagtggaaatttataaaacataccatTTCGATTTGCATTTAAAGCAAAAACTATGATGTCATCATATGGCCCTTCGTAATCTCTGATGTTGTCTGGATTATATGTAAGTATATCTGATCTTCTATATCTTAGAGATATGAGCACTGCTGAATGCACCATAGGAACATCGAAACATCCAATTCGTTCACGTTGATAAATTGGCGTGTAATCATCCgttcttttgtaataataatattctgtCATACCACACCTGGGAATTATTTGGTTAGTTAGAATATTTTCCacaataatatgataaatataaaaaattacaagaaagGAATATACAATTATCATGTTCAGTGTCACCAACTTTCCCACtatgttcaattttattcaaaaatattgtagtcATGGAAGATTGCATGATTGCATCCACAGtccatttatatatataagtcttTTGtagcataaatataacatacacaattataaatagtCATTAACATCATTGATGAGAGTTCAACATgaatttttagaaatttttttgaaataatattattatttcaatatatacaTTGAAAACAAAGCATGCaaatataaagaattattttatttataagaagcTGACCAAAAGTTTGAGTAAAGTCCATCCGAGACAAGCATAGGAGCAACAACTAACATGTccttatttactaaatattttaatgctgTGGGTTCAGTCAGAAACACATCTGCGTCTaacatctgaaaataaaacaaatctattCTATATTTTGAGAAAAACATTGACAACAATTTATATACTCTTTTATTGTATGAgttagctttttttaaatatcaaaaacaaaggtggcaaacaagacactggccacctgaattcaccaaaatagcaaagcgacagCTGCTCATATACAGCTGTGTTTGCAGAtacattgcctacctttaattgatggaggaggagatgcaccACAAAAGGATatatccccttcctatgctTCCCTTCCCCTGTCAAATTCAATTCACCTTCCTTTACTTTTAAGAAAAGGGGAGAAGGAAAAGGGGACCAAAAGTAGGGCCTCTGTCATGCACACTCTTCGGACGAAAtatggaattgcttccacttcactcctgtcttctgtgtggttgtggtattgcacTGTATGAGCCGGCCAATtaatgcaacagatgttgttgttgctggtgttgactactattttatatccaactttaataagtaattgatttttatccAACTGACGGAGTTTTATATGTAAGTTCCATTGTGATGATCTAGAGTTTAAAAGACTGAATCAATTTTGACAAGAAAGATgtcattcaatttattttcttcactGGAGTATGATTGGGTCTACAGTCAGTtggtgttttttatttttttttaatttacaatcagCTACTATGTTTATTTACTCACAAATATAAAGTCAGCCCACATTCTTCTAGCAAATCTTAGAGCACTTTCCCTCAGCTGAATTACGTGCTCAAAATGCTTTGGAGTCCAGTTTGAAGATGTTTCTTCGTCTGGATGCAATGGACCATTTGTGGCATTTGTGGTGACATATATTGCATTATAAGACGAACCAAACTCTTCTACCCAATCTTCTATTATCTCAATACTATTGTCTTCATTGAAGTCACTATAAATCCTTAAAAAGCAaaggtttaaaacatatagtgGCGCAACCCAATATATCAGTGGCTCTGAACATTGCATCAGTCTGCACAGAACAAAATTTAGGGTACGGCAGGAAGTAAAGGGATGAGGTATCCTCTGCCTAgcttatgtttataaaagaacatcttttcttattaaaagatTACAAACAATTTCTTACAAAAACAAGGCCAAACAAgttcctttttataaaaagaaaaatattgaaataactcATTTATCCTTATCAGAATATAACGAAGTGATAACCACACAGATATCTGCAAAACGTTGAAGCAGTGTTAACTACCATAAAGTTTTCAATTGATATTGAATGCATTGCTTTCAAGAAATCACTTTCAATATGAGACTAAATAGTTTAAGTTACTTACCAAATGTAGATTCTATCTTTGGGGTAGTCCTGATTCATCAAGCACGAAAAGAAATATGGTAAAGTGTGGGCTTTATTTCTAACCAGAACGGAAATAGCTACTGTTGGCCATTTATACGAAGTATTTCCTAAGTATTCACAGAAATATGGAGAAAGTTTCACTGTGATTAATCCAAATATAAGAAGTTTCGTGAAAATACCCatatttatgatatataaCCGGTAACCgtgttattaaaacatattagaatgctaaatttttaaatcgatatCGTTTATTATGAAGTTGACACAATTACAGGCAATTGACATTATTGACCAAGTATAAACTTTGCCTCACAGAGTAAGTGTAAAAtccacagataataaatttgtatttttttttgtgatttttgtATAATCTTATCAGAAAAATAGATACTCTCGCCACGACGCAGAAAACCTATAATTTTCTTGTAACGGCAACagcattttcattaaaaaaaataaatgcgtTGCCGTGGCATTGACATTGTTGTTTATCGTCGAGTTGTGAAAGTATTTAtctatgttaatattaatatgctaataaaaaattatagcatacataaaaatttatagcCGCGAAGAAAAAGTGTATAGTCCTTACACTTTAGgataagtttaaattactGTATTTTCAAATGACATTATTTCATTCGTATTGACGGAGATGTAGGGTTGCAATATCTATAGAGATTGCGGTGAGTGGCGAACTCACAAGAGAGTTTTTATATTGTTGGTCATATTTAACAtcaaaaacaagtttttaaaaatattgtttatttcatataacttgtaataatcataaattgtaatataatatagtatgttccttaattttaatacttaaaatataagagTTTCCaacaattattgttaataaatataatttcgatCTAGTTGAAATATCACTgaaaactgaaaatattttaacaagtaacaaacataacattgttgtaataaaaatgataatcttttatttactacagcttaactgtgggtttcaactgcagtgacacttgtataaaatcatattgtcGTCTCTTACATTCCCTTTGGAAcgaaacagagacaacaatatttattaatacaagtgtaaAGACACTTGAATTTTATgctaatacattaaataacaattaatactgataataacattgtaaaaaatgattaaaatcaAGACTACAAAATAttccaaatataattttatatcaacataCTTactcttaatatatttttaacacattttttatgagaatgcatacaattgtttatttgcCCTTAAATTAAATGGTAAAAATAATGGTAACCATTGAGTTCTAAATCTAATAAACAACTTATTTAAGACGAaacattactttaaatatcttttctGTCATcaacaaactaaaatttgtactttatttttccaattaaaagagtttctaaatatatacgatatatttttaaaattcacatcttgtataaaaataatcattaaaattggATAGGTTAAAGTTGAATAGGTTGAGAATAAAcctattccaaatttcaatCCAGTCAAAGATTGTTTAAATCTTCCAATAATAGTTTCTTCGAGAAGGCAtccttattattaatatttgaaatcgaAATAATACTGAAAAATTCCATCAATATTCATCAATGCTATTGTTCAATAACTTAGAGTAAGGCAGCAGAATATATTGCCTAAAATTACAGTATAATTAAACTGCAGTGACAAttgtattaattgtaattaatattaattgataacataatgtattaatacaagtatcaCTGCAGTAGAGTTGTATGGTTATACTTAATCTTCGAAGTGTACTAAAGTtgtattttctatataaattgtGTCTGCTTTCCTTATTTCTGAGGGGCGTAGACAAAATGGCGGAGGATGTGACCAAAATCCATTCTCGGTGCATACAATCGATTGTTCACCTAGGACATGGTATCCTTCGTCACAtccataaattaataaatcaccTACAGcatattttccatttttagTGGATGCTTGTGTTAATAAACGTCCTTTTTCTGGCACAATCGGATTAGGACAATAGATagctggaaaaaaaaatatattttactatttctttacctttacctcttgcaattttattattttggttATTTTAATGCAACATTTGATATTACTATTATAGACTTACGTATGCAATGTGGTATATCGCCTGACCATCTTCCATCGAATTCACACTCTAGACCTGGTGCGCCTACGAGCCTATAACCCCAAGAACACTGGAATACCGCTCTACCTCCATATGAAGAGTTGTATTCTACAAGGCTTAAGTGAGGTCCCAACGTTCTTAGCATCGGACAGAAAGTTTCTTCACATGTAGGTGGCAATGCAGACCAATGACCTGTAAAAATGTTGAATTATGATCAGatatcaataaatttgtaatataaatattgcaattttataaataacttgatatagagaaaaataaaactcaccATTACCCATACAGTTAACTATTGCCGAACCATTTAAGTGGTAGCCCGGTTGACAGCTGAAATGAACAGAGTGACCAAGTCTCCATCCTTGCGAGAAGAGACGAATGCGTGGCGATGACACATTTATTGGTGGACAAACAACACCTGGAAAGGtaattaacatatataaacTAAGCTTTCGGGGACCTTGAAAGTATACAATTCTCCAATTAATATTAAGCAGATATAAATAGATCCTATATGGACAACTGAAATGGATAGAAGGATTGatggatattattattatgtcaaTGGTAACTAATCCACTTATTACTAGCATATTCTCTTTCACACCTTTCCTTAAAGTTCTATTAAGGTCTTACTATAAGTTTTCACTGCTGTGACAAAAcacttatttgttttatcaaaaagaataaaattaatacaagttttacTGTTCTATGGTTATCCACATTCTGCCATATACCTACACTATTTCATTAACCCAGATGGATGTATATGATATATATGtagtgtaataaataacttattatatataacaagcatttacccgcgactccgtccgcgcggagtaaaaaaatagaaaacggggtaaaaattatcctatgtccgtttccttgttctaagctacctgtccaccaattttcagtcaaatcgattcagcccttcttgagttataaatagtgtaactaacacgactttcttttatatatatagatagataatatATAGTCCTGATGTAAATAAGACTCACTAACAACTTTAATGATGATGGTGTTAGTATGGCCTCCGGACGAAGTGCATGTGTACTGATCACTGTGTCGTGCTGACATCTTTGTTAATGTCAAGCGATAGTGCGTTTCCTTCTCTCCGTCGTCTGTTGCCCAAGCTGAAATTCACATTGTTCTGTGTTAAAATTGtgtcagttttattaatatatatgcacaggtgggcacagttaatcgaaaagttaacttcgttaatcgttaattcgttaattaaaaaattaacttcgttaatagttaaagcgttaaattttcgaaaatttaacgcaagttaaagttaatcgttaacagttaaccataccaaaattgtacatactaatttcacacttattgtggcgacacttgtttaaaatagtaatttgactatacattctataacacattagtattagagacaagtatgaatgcattatagtatatttcattacgagtgcggaaagcctgtcattgcagagttccgacaaatgtctacccgagccgaggcgcagccgaaggtgagagttgacagttggaataagttgtaatgacaattccgcacgtgtactaaacaactatttttaatatagttgcgaaaaatgaaacaatttaatagaataaaaaacacaataaactcaactaactaaaatgtttgaaaaatggcgccaaccgtaaaagaatacaaacagagatttttttttgttttcctcacccattctgggaaggcaaagggaactatgcccaaacggccaagtcttcagtagattatttttatcaatatgaaatgaaaatgaaatttaatgagattaaatataaaatgaaacctaacctaattcattgaatcaaatcattaaatctgatattgtaacaaattaggagcttcttttttaaaaatatttgcatgaatcataaaaacttcaatgatttttttttgtaaaaacttcgcggttgttttttcttttaatagacattatttagacagttgggaaagagaacgcacgagtttggaaaagctaaagaaaaagcacgagtaaaaagtgttttaatacagttgctcaaagagtggcgtattgcagggacgaagagcgttcggaatgtgggctattacatactcgtgcttttatacactcgtaatgaaatatactatttcgaaccttctttttctgttggtcacgtctttcccgaacgctctgatgcatcacacttgcacgcgaacttcacatatatcaattatcaattcGTTCGTttaccattcgagtcgccgatagtcgcccaacatagctgaacataatttaaacaaaatgacagcacgtctccaagtttctaatttaacgattaacggacttttattaacggaagttgagtttaacggaagttaacaaaagcgttaacactttttgaagttaacttaaaagttaatccgttaagcaaaatgttaacttcgttaattaacgattaacggattaacgagttaatgcccagctctgtatatatgtattaacagTCATTGTAGTGGTGTTCTGCGGTAACCATGCTTAAACTATTTATCAgattataatgataatttGGAAGGATGATCTAAGTGTGCATGTGTTGGTTTCTAGTccaaaaattatctttataaaacttttatcccttttttgttatcaattagacttttaagatttttctttaataggTTGTATTTTAATGCAGTAGCATATTTTAGTATGTAATAGCAATTCAGCTAATATAtccttaaaacaaaaatgaaaactatatTCACAGATTTATTACTGCAGCAAATTTAGAGAAtcaagtatataaaagcataaTATTGTATCTGCAGATTTAGAAAACAAATCACCTGCATTGTGTTGCCCTAAAGCTTGTGTCCAACTCCAATCTGGGTCTCCGGAAACTCGAGGTATAATACAATCAAGCCATAGCGTACTTTCCGGGTATACAAACAGTTCACCAGAGGGCTCCACCACTGCTGAACCACTAacaattatatattgtatGGATGGTGGGGCATcaccttaaataaaatgttcaatgttatttaaaagcaCATACATCAGAAAATAACATtcaaaattaagatttattgaAGAGACAACCTTACCTGTAAAGTTGGTGACTAATGTAGTGGGAACACATTCAGGAAATTTCGGACTCCATTCTCCATTTTCACATCTCACTTGGCTTTCACctttcaatttgtataatcCGAAATGCTTACATTTTGATGTAACTATTGAACCATGAGGGAAGTATGTTTCCTTCTGTTAATTAAAacgattaattttttaagctTAGCTAAGGTGttctttaagtaataattttagggtactaggtcgacgcagcgtgggtAGGCCTcctgcaagatggaccgatgacctggtcaaggttgcgggagtgcaCTGGATGCGGGCGGCTCAGGACCGGTCATTGTGGCAATCGATGGAGGAGGCCTACGTCCAGCAGTGGACAATTTCAGGCTgacaatgatgatgatgatgatgaagtattgactagatttatttttttaattaaattgatttaataaaacatagcaATTTTATAGCTACTTTTTCAATTTTGGTGACAGATGGGTGTTAGTTGAAGCAAACCACAACATGTCTCTTGCTGCTAAAGAGATGAGTATTCCTAAAAGTAGGTAAACAGTTTGATATTACCTCAATTGATGAATTCTTGAATGAAATTGATAATAACTTATAGTCATCCCGGTAAAAGCATTCACGCAATATTGGTTGAAACCTGCCATCTGGAAatatatcataattttaacaaatctgAAAGTTGTTCACAATTAAATTTCagattaaacaaattaattttaccagCTGTAGTAGAACATAAGGGGCCAACCCAATTACCATctatgcattttattttgcatattaATCTCTCATTTAACGGACCAATAAGACCTGGAAATTTTACCTGAAAAGGATAATCTAATAtagcaaaatataattttaacacagAAAGGAATGGaaccagaaaaaaaatagctgaTACCTCAGAAATTTTTGAGAAATCTGACCTAAATCTGGTAATGTCCAGATTATCATCAATACTTGTAACATCTGGTAAAGAACATTTATAttcatctgaaaaaaaaaaaataccatgcAGGTGATtctaaaaatcaacaaaaaatctTGACTTCAACCAAGTATATACCGTGCATTGTATGTACTAGGTTTTTGTCCTAGGAAATATGAGAAGCCAGTAGCCAGCTagagaaataacaatatttgtgtaaaatgaaataaataaaataaaaacgtaaacgAAATTTTTACGATTCTATTTTTCAAAACCGTTACAATACCGTTCCATTACACTACGATATTCTGTGCTGTAAACTGTAAAGTGAAAGATACATCATAAGATGAACATCCTTTTCGTCTCGTCGCCTCatagtgaaatatttattacattacctTGGGGTACAGTGACATTTTCTTCAGCAAAACATTTGAGTAGAGGTAGAAACACTAACACAAGAAGaatcattttgtatttgttttatgaaaaGCTGCATATATGGCATGTGGTAAACtctaaatatatcaattttatttatcaaccaGAACAACTCTTTATATTATGAAGTATATTACTGGCACAAGGTTCTGCCAACTATTGAGAGTGATTGGATTGGATTGGACTAGGAGCAATTTACTAACCACAGAATAATAGAATTCTGTATGGTTAACTGGTTAACGGTTAATAAAAGTAGAAGCATTGAGGAGACGAGATGAACACGAGCAAAAGCCAGGATATGATGTACTGTGATGATCGACGTTCCTTAAGCTTGGGAGTTAGACCCAAAGATCGTATTACAGAGGTTGGGGCTATTGAAGACTAAGATACATAAGGAAAGTGAAAGTTACACCTTCTAGTCTAGTTATGTAGTAAGAggtaataacatttattaagtaatttcgtataattagttttaatattaacaattaaaaatgttaagtcctctataaaattgtaattgtgtCTTGTTCTATGAAATTCATTATTGAAAACGTTAATAAGCAAACTGTAGCTATATAGcccaaaaatataattatatgctTTGATGATAAGTAGTTTTTGAAAAACAGGATCAAAGTTTGTATATAAACTTACAGaagatatatttgtatatggCAATATTCATGAAATGTTTCAATGTCAACTTGtcaatttttgtttacaataatatgAATTCCGATTTATGAAACTGTGATCAATATCAGGCATATCTAATCCTAAAAGTGGATCAATATTCCctccaaaaatatttaccacCGACATCCTGCAGAAAAACCCTTTCCTGTGTACTGCTTAATAGTCATGTGCAAGCTTCTATTGGTCAAAAAACTCTAggcttcttaaaaataatagttaagcattagcattatttaattatatttaagggGTCAATTACTAATAAGACAACATCTTCATTATAACTTCATATATTATAATCGTAGCAATCTTTCATcacaatatgattttttatagcataaaatttaacaattaccAATCTTGTGGGTTACATAAATAGTTCCACATGTTTCATAAACTTACcatatattcttttatataagcAACATTTtgtctaataaattttacgagtttccactgccaaaaCACATGAACAGAAACATCTGTTTTTTGAAAGAGAATGAggtgtttttgtataaatatttcagcagtggaaatcAACTGTTAAACAAGTGTATACAGCATAGGCCTGTAGCATGTCTCGATACAAATAGTCAaggacatacatataaatgtttaaatatgatACTAATTTAATgcaacagtaaaaaaaatggaaaaatgcATTACTACTTTACTTATAACTattaattagattaaaaatctaaacaataaaataactaattagtagaaatagaaaaaggcctcttaaaaatgtgttgtattagaattaatacaaaataaaatataaatgctcATGAAATGCGATATTTAAGAAGTATACTAGCATGTTAGTTAATAATAAGGAAATTGAAAGAGGTTGCAAACTGAATTGTCAAACATAGGCTTTGGTGTTTTGGGTATTTTGAGATATAAGTTACAAAAGTGTAAGACAGTGTTGGCAGTGGTTGCCTAATCCTGGAACAacttatcaaaattttatgtagTGATTCCCCATAGCAATATAAGGAATACCTGTAAATAATGATCATGTATTCATTGATGTATGGAGGAAGAGCAGGAAAGCTAAATGAAAATCTAAATTCTCTGTGTTATTGACAAGAgtgttagtaaattaaatgcaacagtagataattaaaatgcaataaa
This DNA window, taken from Papilio machaon chromosome Z, ilPapMach1.1, whole genome shotgun sequence, encodes the following:
- the LOC106717292 gene encoding locomotion-related protein Hikaru genki; its protein translation is MILLVLVFLPLLKCFAEENVTVPQDEYKCSLPDVTSIDDNLDITRFRSDFSKISEVKFPGLIGPLNERLICKIKCIDGNWVGPLCSTTADGRFQPILRECFYRDDYKLLSISFKNSSIEKETYFPHGSIVTSKCKHFGLYKLKGESQVRCENGEWSPKFPECVPTTLVTNFTGDAPPSIQYIIVSGSAVVEPSGELFVYPESTLWLDCIIPRVSGDPDWSWTQALGQHNAAWATDDGEKETHYRLTLTKMSARHSDQYTCTSSGGHTNTIIIKVVSVVCPPINVSSPRIRLFSQGWRLGHSVHFSCQPGYHLNGSAIVNCMGNGHWSALPPTCEETFCPMLRTLGPHLSLVEYNSSYGGRAVFQCSWGYRLVGAPGLECEFDGRWSGDIPHCIPIYCPNPIVPEKGRLLTQASTKNGKYAVGDLLIYGCDEGYHVLGEQSIVCTENGFWSHPPPFCLRPSEIRKADTIYIENTTLVHFED
- the LOC106717239 gene encoding glycosyltransferase 25 family member, coding for MGIFTKLLIFGLITVKLSPYFCEYLGNTSYKWPTVAISVLVRNKAHTLPYFFSCLMNQDYPKDRIYIWIYSDFNEDNSIEIIEDWVEEFGSSYNAIYVTTNATNGPLHPDEETSSNWTPKHFEHVIQLRESALRFARRMWADFIFMLDADVFLTEPTALKYLVNKDMLVVAPMLVSDGLYSNFWCGMTEYYYYKRTDDYTPIYQRERIGCFDVPMVHSAVLISLRYRRSDILTYNPDNIRDYEGPYDDIIVFALNANRNGVPLKVCNDHHYGFITTPLEDGQALEHDRELLLNVKMEALSRGTPLLLDKHLEGYVTYPKTSKLGCSEVFLINLERRPQRLKLMASSFKELGMTAKLFKAIDGKELDVCNLKENFITLMPGYEDPYHKRPMKAGEVGCFLSHYYIWEQIVEENLDISLILEDDIHFVPYFRHRFLEIMDEIKNLDWDLVYIGRKILMDGKEEFVTPHVTKPRYSYWTLGYLITKRGAQKLLDANPLDKLLPVDEFLPIMFDQHTNTTWKSYFPHRNLKAFSASPLLVHPTHYTGQVGYISDTEDSTVVEVIEPGRIRNEL